TGGACGGCAGCATTTTCGTTACCCGAAGTCCGGTAGCAGGCGCCACCGTGCAGCGCTTCGATGATCGCCGGCTTTGAGGTTTGTTGGCCACAGTCTCAGGGAACGATGCCCCGGCAGGCCCAGGCAACGTTCGCAAACGACCTCGGACCATCCGGCCGGCCGGCCTCGTAAGCGTCGCGCATGGCGGCATCGGTGCGTGCCCTTTCCGCGGCCCCGAGTGCCATCACATACTTGCCGAGCGGTCCTTCGCCTGCGGCAATCGGCGCCCAATAGTCGTCGAAGTTCTGGTAGTCCATGCGGATCATGAGCTGCGTTTCCGAAACATCGACGAGACCCTGCTCCACAAAAGTCCTTTTCATTTCACCCGGCTGCATCATCGGCTGAAAGCAGTAGCGCGCGCGGAGCTGGCGCCCGCCTTCGCCGAGTGCCGCCACCGTATCGACCATCATCCGCATCCCGGGCATGCCGCCGAGATGGTCCCACACCGCCGCCGCAACGATGCCGCCCGGCCGCACGACGCGGCGCATCTCGGCGACCGCCTTGTCGGTATCGGGTACGAAATGGAGCACCAGCAGCGCCAATGCACGGTCGAAGGTCCCATCCTCGAAGGGTAGGGCGCAGGCATCCGCCTGCTGGATCTTTATGCGCGGATCGGTGTTGCGCCGGCTCGCCTCGGCGACGAAGACCGGCGAATAGTCGATCGCCGCGATCTCTGCGAGATCGGCGGTC
The genomic region above belongs to Sinorhizobium mexicanum and contains:
- a CDS encoding class I SAM-dependent methyltransferase, producing the protein MTSSFNVHDAAGYEQLMGRWSQRLAPLFIEFSGLADGEKIVDVGCGTGSLTFALARTADLAEIAAIDYSPVFVAEASRRNTDPRIKIQQADACALPFEDGTFDRALALLVLHFVPDTDKAVAEMRRVVRPGGIVAAAVWDHLGGMPGMRMMVDTVAALGEGGRQLRARYCFQPMMQPGEMKRTFVEQGLVDVSETQLMIRMDYQNFDDYWAPIAAGEGPLGKYVMALGAAERARTDAAMRDAYEAGRPDGPRSFANVAWACRGIVP